A part of Gallus gallus isolate bGalGal1 chromosome 26, bGalGal1.mat.broiler.GRCg7b, whole genome shotgun sequence genomic DNA contains:
- the PPARD gene encoding peroxisome proliferator-activated receptor delta isoform X2, with protein sequence MEQLQEEVPEVREEEEEEEEAVTVPSGASDPSAGPDSSLPSSSYTDLSQSSSPSLSDQLQMGCEETASGALNVECRVCGDKASGFHYGVHACEGCKGFFRRTIRMKLEYEKCERSCKIQKKNRNKCQYCRFQKCLSLGMSHNAIRFGRMPEAEKRKLVAGLTASEISCQNPQVADLKAFSKHIYNAYLKNFNMTKKKARGILTGKASSTPPFVIHDMDTLWQAEKGLVWKQLVNGIPPYKEIGVHVFYRCQCTTVETVRELTEFAKSIPSFIGLYLNDQVTLLKYGVHEAIFAMLASIMNKDGLLVANGNGFVTREFLRSLRKPFNEIMEPKFEFAVKFNALELDDSDLSLFVAAIILCGDRPGLMNVKQVEEIQDNILRALEFHLQSNHPDAQYLFPKLLQKMADLRQLVTEHAQLVQKIKKTETETSLHPLLQEIYKDMY encoded by the exons ATGGAACAACTACAGGAGGAAGTACCTGAGGtcagggaagaggaggaggaagaggaagaggcagtGACAGTGCCCAGCGGAGCCTCGGACCCAAGTGCAGGACCAGACAGCTCGCTGCCCTCGAGCAGCTACACCG ACCTTTCGCAgagctcctctccctccctgtcAGACCAACTGCAGATGGGCTGCGAGGAGACGGCCTCGGGGGCACTGAATGTGGAGTGCAGAGTCTGTGGAGACAAAGCCTCGGGCTTCCACTACGGTGTGCACGCCTGCGAGGGCTGCAAG GGTTTCTTCCGCCGGACGATCCGCATGAAGCTGGAATATGAGAAGTGTGAGCGAAGCTGCAAGATTCAGAAGAAGAACCGGAATAAGTGCCAGTACTGCCGCTTCCAGAAATGCCTCTCGTTGGGCATGTCACATAACG CAATCCGCTTTGGCCGCATGCCGGAggcagagaagaggaagctggTAGCGGGGCTGACAGCAAGCGAGATCAGCTGCCAGAACCCACAGGTGGCCGACCTGAAAGCTTTCTCCAAGCACATCTACAACGCCTACCTGAAAAACTTCAACATGACCAAAAAGAAAGCGAGAGGTATCTTGACCGGGAAGGCCAGCAGCACCCCA CCTTTTGTGATCCATGACATGGACACCCTGTGGCAAGCAGAAAAGGGGCTGGTCTGGAAACAGCTGGTGAATGGGATCCCCCCCTACAAGGAGATCGGGGTGCACGTCTTCTACCGCTGCCAGTGCACTACAGTAGAAACTGTGCGGGAGCTCACCGAGTTTGCCAAGAGCATCCCCAGCTTCATAGGCCTCTACTTGAATGACCAAGTGACTCTGCTGAAGTATGGGGTGCACGAGGCCATCTTTGCCATGCTGGCCTCTATCATGAACAAggatgggctgctggtggcCAACGGGAATGGCTTTGTGACCCGTGAGTTCCTGCGTAGCTTGCGCAAGCCCTTCAACGAGATCATGGAGCCCAAGTTTGAGTTTGCTGTGAAGTTCAACGCACTGGAGCTGGATGACAGCGACCTGTCTCTGTTTGTGGCTGCCATTATCCTGTGTGGAG ACCGTCCCGGCCTGATGAACGTGAAGCAGGTGGAGGAGATCCAAGACAACATCCTCCGAGCACTGGAGTTCCACCTGCAGTCCAACCACCCGGACGCCCAGTACCTCTTCCCCAAGTTGCTGCAGAAGATGGCTGACCTGCGGCAGCTGGTGACAGAGCACGCCCAGCTGGTGCAGAAGATCAagaagacagagacagagacCTCTCTGCACCCGCTTCTGCAGGAGATCTACAAGGACATGTACTAA
- the PPARD gene encoding peroxisome proliferator-activated receptor delta isoform X1 → MEQLQEEVPEVREEEEEEEEAVTVPSGASDPSAGPDSSLPSSSYTDLSQSSSPSLSDQLQMGCEETASGALNVECRVCGDKASGFHYGVHACEGCKGFFRRTIRMKLEYEKCERSCKIQKKNRNKCQYCRFQKCLSLGMSHNAIRFGRMPEAEKRKLVAGLTASEISCQNPQVADLKAFSKHIYNAYLKNFNMTKKKARGILTGKASSTPQPFVIHDMDTLWQAEKGLVWKQLVNGIPPYKEIGVHVFYRCQCTTVETVRELTEFAKSIPSFIGLYLNDQVTLLKYGVHEAIFAMLASIMNKDGLLVANGNGFVTREFLRSLRKPFNEIMEPKFEFAVKFNALELDDSDLSLFVAAIILCGDRPGLMNVKQVEEIQDNILRALEFHLQSNHPDAQYLFPKLLQKMADLRQLVTEHAQLVQKIKKTETETSLHPLLQEIYKDMY, encoded by the exons ATGGAACAACTACAGGAGGAAGTACCTGAGGtcagggaagaggaggaggaagaggaagaggcagtGACAGTGCCCAGCGGAGCCTCGGACCCAAGTGCAGGACCAGACAGCTCGCTGCCCTCGAGCAGCTACACCG ACCTTTCGCAgagctcctctccctccctgtcAGACCAACTGCAGATGGGCTGCGAGGAGACGGCCTCGGGGGCACTGAATGTGGAGTGCAGAGTCTGTGGAGACAAAGCCTCGGGCTTCCACTACGGTGTGCACGCCTGCGAGGGCTGCAAG GGTTTCTTCCGCCGGACGATCCGCATGAAGCTGGAATATGAGAAGTGTGAGCGAAGCTGCAAGATTCAGAAGAAGAACCGGAATAAGTGCCAGTACTGCCGCTTCCAGAAATGCCTCTCGTTGGGCATGTCACATAACG CAATCCGCTTTGGCCGCATGCCGGAggcagagaagaggaagctggTAGCGGGGCTGACAGCAAGCGAGATCAGCTGCCAGAACCCACAGGTGGCCGACCTGAAAGCTTTCTCCAAGCACATCTACAACGCCTACCTGAAAAACTTCAACATGACCAAAAAGAAAGCGAGAGGTATCTTGACCGGGAAGGCCAGCAGCACCCCA cAGCCTTTTGTGATCCATGACATGGACACCCTGTGGCAAGCAGAAAAGGGGCTGGTCTGGAAACAGCTGGTGAATGGGATCCCCCCCTACAAGGAGATCGGGGTGCACGTCTTCTACCGCTGCCAGTGCACTACAGTAGAAACTGTGCGGGAGCTCACCGAGTTTGCCAAGAGCATCCCCAGCTTCATAGGCCTCTACTTGAATGACCAAGTGACTCTGCTGAAGTATGGGGTGCACGAGGCCATCTTTGCCATGCTGGCCTCTATCATGAACAAggatgggctgctggtggcCAACGGGAATGGCTTTGTGACCCGTGAGTTCCTGCGTAGCTTGCGCAAGCCCTTCAACGAGATCATGGAGCCCAAGTTTGAGTTTGCTGTGAAGTTCAACGCACTGGAGCTGGATGACAGCGACCTGTCTCTGTTTGTGGCTGCCATTATCCTGTGTGGAG ACCGTCCCGGCCTGATGAACGTGAAGCAGGTGGAGGAGATCCAAGACAACATCCTCCGAGCACTGGAGTTCCACCTGCAGTCCAACCACCCGGACGCCCAGTACCTCTTCCCCAAGTTGCTGCAGAAGATGGCTGACCTGCGGCAGCTGGTGACAGAGCACGCCCAGCTGGTGCAGAAGATCAagaagacagagacagagacCTCTCTGCACCCGCTTCTGCAGGAGATCTACAAGGACATGTACTAA
- the DEF6 gene encoding differentially expressed in FDCP 6 homolog isoform X2: MDLRAELLKSIWYAFTALDVEKSGKVSKSQLKVLSHNLYTVLCIPHDPVALEEHFRDDDDGPVSSQGYMPYLNKYILDKVEEGAFVKENFDELCWTLTAKKNYKPDRNGNSVVSHQDAFKLWCLFNFLSEDKYPLIMVPDEVEYLLKKICTAMNVELNSCELDDCLSQEPQGQGGLTVWQFLDMVNSGRLLRGIEQEAISMAVEEVYQEVIEDVLKQGYLWKKGQLRRNWSERWFMLKPSALSYYMSEERKEKKGSITLDKHCCVEVLPDRDGKRCMFCVKTSSRTYEMSASDTRQRQEWTLAIQTAIRLQAEGKKSLHKDLKQKRREQREQREQRKAAKEEETQRLKQLQEEKERKLQELELLKEAQRQAEILLQEEEQRRRQQHEEMQRTLEIQLQEAEQARASMQAEMVLKEEEAERQRKRIMELEEMQERLQEALQQEVKARHDEESVRYAQARLLAEEEEKLKQLMKLKEEQEEYIIKTQLEKQVLKQEMENKNKCLEEAQKQLEEVRVNRQRVDQDVMAAQRKLRQASTNVKHWNVQMNRLMHPIEPGDKRTNMSGGGFAGYPPLMCRRDSSLKLKQKVEDKGSDPMRESSKENVSNGGSSSPLPSSDADTMATEASNQ; the protein is encoded by the exons ATGGATCTGCGAGCGGAGCTGCTCAAGTCCATCTGGTACGCCTTCACCGCTCTGGACGTGGAGAAGAGCGGCAAAGTGTCCAAATCTCAGCTCAAA GTGCTGTCCCACAACCTGTACACGGTGCTGTGCATCCCCCACGACCCCGTGGCGCTGGAGGAGCATTTCCGTGATGACGACGACGGGCCGGTGTCCAGCCAGGGCTACATGCCCTACCTCAACAAATACATCCTGGACAAG GTGGAGGAAGGTGCTTTTGTCAAAGAAAACTTTGATGAGCTCTGCTGGACTTTGACAGCGAAGAAAAATTACAAGCCTGACCGGAATGGGAATAGCGTTGTATCTCACCAGGATGCCTTCAAGCTCTGGTGTCTCTTCAACTTTCTGTCTGAAGACAAATACCCTCTCATCATGGTGCCAGATGAG GTGGAGTACTTGCTAAAAAAGATCTGCACGGCCATGAATGTGGAGCTGAACTCCTGTGAGCTGGACGACTGCCTGTCCCAGGAGCCACAGGGGCAGGGAGGCCTGACGGTCTGGCAGTTCCTGGACATGGTGAACTCGGGACGGCTCCTGCGGGGCATCGAGCAGGAAGCCATCAGCATGGCGGTGGAGGAGGTGTACCAAGAGGTCATTGAGGATGTGCTCAAACAG GGCTATCTCTGGAAGAAGGGCCAGCTGAGGAGGAACTGGTCGGAGCGGTGGTTCATGCTAAAGCCCAGTGCCTTGTCCTACTACATGAGTGAGGAAcggaaggaaaagaaggggagCATCACCTTGGACAAGCACTGCTGCGTGGAG GTGCTGCCCGACCGGGATGGGAAGAGGTGCATGTTCTGCGTGAAGACCTCATCCCGCACGTATGAGATGAGCGCTTCTGACACCCGGCAGCGCCAGGAGTGGACGCTAG CCATCCAGACTGCCATCCGACTGCAGGCTGAAGGCAAGAAGTCCCTGCACAAAGACCTGAAGCAGAAGCGACGGGAGCAGCGCGAGCAACGGGAGCAGCGCAAGGCGGCCAAGGAGGAGGAGACGCAGCGGCTCAAGCAGCTCCAGGAGGAGAAGGAGCGGAAattgcaggagctggagctgctgaaggaggCCCAGCGACAGGCAGAGAtactgctgcaggaagaggagcagCGGCGGAGGCAGCAGCATGAGGAGATGCAGAGGACCCTGGAGATCCAGCTGCAGGAAGCCGAGCAG GCACGTGCCTCCATGCAGGCAGAGATGGTCctgaaggaagaggaggctgagcgTCAGCGTAAGCGCATCATGGAGCTGGAGGAGATGCAGGAGCGGCTCCAGGAGGCCCTGCAACAGGAGGTGAAAGCGCGGCACGACGAGGAGTCCGTGAGATACGCACAGGCCAG GCTGCTagctgaggaagaggagaagctgaagcagctgatgaaactgaaggaggagcaggaggaataCATCATCAAAACTCAGCTGGAGAAGCAAGTCCTCAAGCAGGAGATGGAGAACAAGAACAAGTGTCTGGAAGAGGCCcagaagcagctggaagaagTGAGAGTGAACAGGCAGCGGGTGGACCAAGACGTCATG GCAGCCCAGCGGAAGTTGCGGCAGGCCAGCACCAACGTCAAGCATTGGAACGTGCAGATGAACCGCCTGATGCACCCCATTGAGCCAGGAG ACAAACGTACAAACATGAGTGGAGGAGGCTTTGCTGGATACCCACCCCTCATGTGCCGGAGAGATTCCTCCCTCAAACTCAAGCAGAAAGTAGAGGATAAAGGCAGTGACCCCATGAGGGAAAGCAGTAAAGAGAACGTGAGCAATGGCGGGAGCAGCAGCCCACTGCCATCTTCGGATGCAGACACCATGGCCACAGAGGCCTCCAACCAGTAG
- the DEF6 gene encoding differentially expressed in FDCP 6 homolog isoform X1, whose amino-acid sequence MDLRAELLKSIWYAFTALDVEKSGKVSKSQLKVLSHNLYTVLCIPHDPVALEEHFRDDDDGPVSSQGYMPYLNKYILDKHIHQPGSCLQVEEGAFVKENFDELCWTLTAKKNYKPDRNGNSVVSHQDAFKLWCLFNFLSEDKYPLIMVPDEVEYLLKKICTAMNVELNSCELDDCLSQEPQGQGGLTVWQFLDMVNSGRLLRGIEQEAISMAVEEVYQEVIEDVLKQGYLWKKGQLRRNWSERWFMLKPSALSYYMSEERKEKKGSITLDKHCCVEVLPDRDGKRCMFCVKTSSRTYEMSASDTRQRQEWTLAIQTAIRLQAEGKKSLHKDLKQKRREQREQREQRKAAKEEETQRLKQLQEEKERKLQELELLKEAQRQAEILLQEEEQRRRQQHEEMQRTLEIQLQEAEQARASMQAEMVLKEEEAERQRKRIMELEEMQERLQEALQQEVKARHDEESVRYAQARLLAEEEEKLKQLMKLKEEQEEYIIKTQLEKQVLKQEMENKNKCLEEAQKQLEEVRVNRQRVDQDVMAAQRKLRQASTNVKHWNVQMNRLMHPIEPGDKRTNMSGGGFAGYPPLMCRRDSSLKLKQKVEDKGSDPMRESSKENVSNGGSSSPLPSSDADTMATEASNQ is encoded by the exons ATGGATCTGCGAGCGGAGCTGCTCAAGTCCATCTGGTACGCCTTCACCGCTCTGGACGTGGAGAAGAGCGGCAAAGTGTCCAAATCTCAGCTCAAA GTGCTGTCCCACAACCTGTACACGGTGCTGTGCATCCCCCACGACCCCGTGGCGCTGGAGGAGCATTTCCGTGATGACGACGACGGGCCGGTGTCCAGCCAGGGCTACATGCCCTACCTCAACAAATACATCCTGGACAAG CACATTCACCAGCCTGGGTCCTGTCTGCAGGTGGAGGAAGGTGCTTTTGTCAAAGAAAACTTTGATGAGCTCTGCTGGACTTTGACAGCGAAGAAAAATTACAAGCCTGACCGGAATGGGAATAGCGTTGTATCTCACCAGGATGCCTTCAAGCTCTGGTGTCTCTTCAACTTTCTGTCTGAAGACAAATACCCTCTCATCATGGTGCCAGATGAG GTGGAGTACTTGCTAAAAAAGATCTGCACGGCCATGAATGTGGAGCTGAACTCCTGTGAGCTGGACGACTGCCTGTCCCAGGAGCCACAGGGGCAGGGAGGCCTGACGGTCTGGCAGTTCCTGGACATGGTGAACTCGGGACGGCTCCTGCGGGGCATCGAGCAGGAAGCCATCAGCATGGCGGTGGAGGAGGTGTACCAAGAGGTCATTGAGGATGTGCTCAAACAG GGCTATCTCTGGAAGAAGGGCCAGCTGAGGAGGAACTGGTCGGAGCGGTGGTTCATGCTAAAGCCCAGTGCCTTGTCCTACTACATGAGTGAGGAAcggaaggaaaagaaggggagCATCACCTTGGACAAGCACTGCTGCGTGGAG GTGCTGCCCGACCGGGATGGGAAGAGGTGCATGTTCTGCGTGAAGACCTCATCCCGCACGTATGAGATGAGCGCTTCTGACACCCGGCAGCGCCAGGAGTGGACGCTAG CCATCCAGACTGCCATCCGACTGCAGGCTGAAGGCAAGAAGTCCCTGCACAAAGACCTGAAGCAGAAGCGACGGGAGCAGCGCGAGCAACGGGAGCAGCGCAAGGCGGCCAAGGAGGAGGAGACGCAGCGGCTCAAGCAGCTCCAGGAGGAGAAGGAGCGGAAattgcaggagctggagctgctgaaggaggCCCAGCGACAGGCAGAGAtactgctgcaggaagaggagcagCGGCGGAGGCAGCAGCATGAGGAGATGCAGAGGACCCTGGAGATCCAGCTGCAGGAAGCCGAGCAG GCACGTGCCTCCATGCAGGCAGAGATGGTCctgaaggaagaggaggctgagcgTCAGCGTAAGCGCATCATGGAGCTGGAGGAGATGCAGGAGCGGCTCCAGGAGGCCCTGCAACAGGAGGTGAAAGCGCGGCACGACGAGGAGTCCGTGAGATACGCACAGGCCAG GCTGCTagctgaggaagaggagaagctgaagcagctgatgaaactgaaggaggagcaggaggaataCATCATCAAAACTCAGCTGGAGAAGCAAGTCCTCAAGCAGGAGATGGAGAACAAGAACAAGTGTCTGGAAGAGGCCcagaagcagctggaagaagTGAGAGTGAACAGGCAGCGGGTGGACCAAGACGTCATG GCAGCCCAGCGGAAGTTGCGGCAGGCCAGCACCAACGTCAAGCATTGGAACGTGCAGATGAACCGCCTGATGCACCCCATTGAGCCAGGAG ACAAACGTACAAACATGAGTGGAGGAGGCTTTGCTGGATACCCACCCCTCATGTGCCGGAGAGATTCCTCCCTCAAACTCAAGCAGAAAGTAGAGGATAAAGGCAGTGACCCCATGAGGGAAAGCAGTAAAGAGAACGTGAGCAATGGCGGGAGCAGCAGCCCACTGCCATCTTCGGATGCAGACACCATGGCCACAGAGGCCTCCAACCAGTAG